The Biomphalaria glabrata chromosome 13, xgBioGlab47.1, whole genome shotgun sequence sequence cttaaccagggcagagtaccaaaggactggaaagaagctaatgtcacccccctatttaaaaaaggagaaaaatctgacccaggaaactacagaccattatcacttaccagcatcacatgtaaaatcctagaacacataatatgtagtaacatcattaaccacttagacaaacataatgtcctcacaccataccaacatggctttaggaaatatagatcatgtgaaacacaactaataggactaattgatgatttttcaaaaggtttagataatagtgaacaaatagatgctatcttactagatttttctaaggcttttgacaaagttcaccaccatagtttgcttaaaaaattaaaatatttcggcattaatggtccactgcatcagtggattaaagattttctgatagggagagaacaaactgtaataatatgtaatatgtaatatgtaatatgtaaataattaatggctctaaatcaacaccgataacagtaaactactatttttaatttacataaatgatttaccaaattgcatttgttcaggaacaaaagtcagattatttgcagacgattgcataatatatagaacaataaaaacaacacaagacacagatattttacaaagagaattagatgaattactgaaatgggaatcaaattggagcatgtctttccacccagaaaaatgtcagttgttaagagtaacaaaaaaactaaaacaaattaattccacttatcttattcatggcaaaccagtaacacagactaaaaacgcaaaatacctaggtgttataataaatgaaaaactatcatggaatccacatattgatgaaactacaaaaaaatcaaacaaagcattaggatttattaaaagaaatttctataaatcaaataagaacataaaactaaaatgttatttaaccttggttaggccaataatagaatatgcatcctccgtttgggacccctcaactcaagaaaacattaagaaactggaacagacacaaaatagagcagtgagattcataacaaacgaatattcacatttgactagagtaacacctttagtaaaatcactaaatttagaaagccttcaggacagaaggctcaaacgtaaagtagcaatcatacataaaacactgaaccataatcttcaaatacaaaaacaaaatttaataaaatactctgaaagacacaaagataaaggcacattcctcgtcccatatgctaggacaaatgtgtacaaatactccttcttccctagtgctattagagcatggaatgggttgcctgagctagccaggaaaaccagtgacttggcagaattcaagtcattggttaatatgcatgactaaatgcatgacgtgtaggacgtaatcatcttcttttttgaagtaacgtctgtattatataagataagataaaaaggaATGCGCACCGCTGCAATTTCCAGAGGTTAGTATTTGTATAACTAGAAAAACTGGTTTGTATGCTTTGTATTGATCGACTCGAAAGTTTTCATAAGTGTTGTAACTTTTGCTTTTTTGCTGGTTTTAAATACCCAGATGGACGCGTTCTTTGCGCCTTAGATGTTCCATCTAAATAAAAAACCTAGGTCTCAGAGTCCCTACAAAAAATGTGgtgattttgttaaaaaaagcgAAGAGACCTATATCGCCAAACTCTCGTTTAAAGACTACCAAAAGCGCTGTTAGCCTAAGCCAGATGGTTGTTTATTTATCTAGACATTGACGCATCGTTGTACTCTGAGATGCCTTGTACGTGAAGTGGTCATAAACATCTTACATCTGTGAGTTACTGTAGGTGCGGAGCTTGGTGTTAATACCCAGCGCTGGGTCGGACACCAATcacgtttgggggggggggggatgacagCATGCCGAGCTTAAAAGAGGTCGATGTAGAAGAGGCTACCCCTCTCACAAACACACGGAGGGCTCTGCGAAGATCAAATCAgtcgccattttgccctcactggcatagaagaAAGCAGTTGTCAGCTGGTGgcttctgaaagagacagcGGGAGAGATTCACGAAGGTCGCAAGACAAATTTTTAAGACCAAAGGAAAACACTTGCCGAAAACAGGCGTAGACGACGAAAGGTTAACTAGACTACAGACTGAGACAGGCTTGTCTGTACCagatgtggtaaaatatgtaaatatcaaCTTGGTTTGAGTggtcacgtgaaatactgctcTCATCCGTAATCTTAGGAAAAGAAGACGATGTCTTATATAAATACCCAAATGAACTTTTActgttataatattttttatgatatgccaattagtttactttttttcaatacatgtaggcctagctGGCATTGCTATTCTTTAGTTGATACGCCAGGAGAGCTTTAACTTTGAAGAGATATTATAAATTGCATTTGCAACCAATTCGTTTTCTCTTCTAAGTCTATCAGCAAGTTAGATGGAAACAAGATTGTAGAAGACGCCACTGCTGAGAATGGGCTGAAGCTGAACATTGTTAGAGAAATCATCAATGGAGAATTAAAAATGGTAAAAGTATATTACGTTCTTACTTTTCTtcagacatttttatttaataaaggcAAATCTATAGATAGCTAAGTTTTTGTGTATCCTGGGTCGTATCGTTGATAAACAAgcgttgaatttttttttcgcactTTTCAGAATTAAATTTCTCTTTAGCTTGTTGACATCATGCACACAAAAcaaagaatggacctcattcaccaatcgtaaacaaacaacatttagcgacgtgattctctctcttctatacaaattacgatctaattttaatcagatagttcgtccatcgtggttcgatgaagaccactttgtcatccagggggctgagggctttgcactggggttttatgcctcctcatgtggctggtgagacatgtgagcccggaatgttcggtcgcacactgggcaggttattccagctggagctagtgtcgtttggcttgctttaatacacaatggctatcacctcccccttttttttttttttcgttgttttatcaatattatcacgtgactaaatgttgttttttttacgattggtgaatgaggtccattattatTTAGGTTGGCAGAAGTGAACTTTTGATATAGCGGTCTGGAACGtgctgattcatgttttgttagggacagtgaataactgtgcaaagtttcaacttgatccgagaatgagacgtgggagaaataacgtgttcaaaatgtgtaccagactaTAAATGGCACCtcctgtctcggaagacaatggatacGACCACGTAATTCACTGGCTTTgttttcgtcttgagacggggcagaatctgatgtgactgatcaagccaaatctggagcggcagagtttgccacagtatgtgcatgtatatgcatctgccctagggctagctgacagtgcagctttctttttctttcttgatataagctttgtagtaataaagcttgtcttcgaacATGAAGTCTAATGCGAAGTGCAGTGCTACATGTGGCAACGcccgcagtcccagctgcgacctacacattttgccattggtcaatttagattttctttttgccgtccaCGTCTGTCCTCGTCAGAGAATTTGCTTTTAGCTTCGAAAGTGTATCCATTGGCATTTGTAGGCCTacgtgatctccagctgtctcgttcggaagACGCCCACTGTttttatgtcagttaaagcaagttggcggctaagctggtctttaaatcGTTACGCCGATCGCCTTTCAGCTAACataaaagattgcctttggcatatggTCGTGCCCCATGCGGGATAGGGTATgacaatataaatataactcACCAAAATCGTGTTTCGACATAATTAAACAGACAGGTTCATTCATGTATTGACATAATTGACAGACAGGTGGAACTGTGTATTGACATAATTGACAATCAATCTTGtatggaaataaaaattgtaGGTCAAATATCAAATCTACTATTCACTAAGCTTTATTAATGAAGCCCAGCGACTTGGAGAAATGGGTAACTCTAGCAGagctttagttttttattggAAGGGAGTGAGGAGGATAGTCCCGGGGTTTGAACACTGCCAGCCGTCACCCTCAGCCGTACTGCGAGAGGTTTTGGCTAGAGTAtattaatcttcaattctgaaggaacatttgggaaaaaaagaaagtctatggtaataaatgtaataataatgtagAAACTGATTTTTATTTGACTGTTACAGGTGACCACCTCACAGGCAGGCGAGATGACACAGTACTTCAAGAGATGTTGACTGGCAGATGTGGTCTATAACAGAGAACAATACAATGTGATGCAGACATCCTCCATTCTCCAACACTAGCCTAGCTCAAGGCTGAATATTCAACAATACTatcaatttcattatttttttttaaatattaaataatacttaaaacatGATCCTAAATGAGAACTGTGTGTGGATGAGTGTGTCTATGTAtgtttgaataaaaacaaaattagaactgcaaaaaaattaattgaaagtTCAGCATTTAGTAAGGTAATTTAAATgaacattaaataataaaatcgcATTCTGTCTTCAAGGCCCAAGATTAAGGAAGAGTAATGTAATGgtaatgtctttgattccgaagattaaggataagtgtgcagtgtttcacatgactacgcaaacccagtagcgacctacatatttttcaatACCTGATGCAGACAATGCCATTGTACGCAGGTGGTCtaagttttctttctgtcttctgcgcctgtcttcaataagaaCTTTTCTTTGGGTCGCGAATGGATGTCCAGCGTCTggctctttcagaggccatatgctgccagctactttcatCTATGCCattgagggcgaaatggcgcctgggttattctttatagcgcttacggggAAGGAAGTATAcagtattaaataatatttggtCTTTAAGGTCAGACAAAGGAACCAAATATATATTGTAAGCCCAAATATACCAATACATCTTTTCCCTATGGTTAGAAAGAAAAACTCACAAAATTCTGTACATTTAACCAGAAAAAAACACTAGATTTAATCAACATTATTGGTTAAGAATTTTATTCACTTCCAGGGCAATAATATAGACAAGTACATTAAATAACACAATCAAATACAAACAGaatcattcaaaacaaaacaaaaaagaattacacatacattgcattttttttttcaagagtgCTTTGAAAGATAAGAAAGAGatgtcttccttttttttatcaaaatgtgAAGATTGGCTGAGGAAGATGTCATAttcattatatttaaatttagctGAGATATCTTAAGCAATTAGTGTAGCGTGTGTTAACATCTCATTAAAAACACTGCTACAGTTGAGGAAGATCAACTTTACTAATCAAGCCCCTAAATGACAcatcattattattaagtttgataatatcGGAACAAATGGGGCTTATACATAGGATAATGTTTGTAAAACATCTACTGGCGCTTTCATTgagacctttttatttgccaCGAGACTTTGGGGTTATTTACATTGTCCTGGTTTATGTTCCGCCTACAGCCAAAACGGAAGTTGCAGCTGCAATAATCGCTGACGTAGTGCATGAGTTTCAGACAAGGTCACCGGAcgcaccagtagttatactgggtgattttaataaatgcaccttgaaggttgacctacccaccttctatcaacacatttcatgtccgacaagagaaaacagaactctggacttatgttattgtaacatcaaaggagcattcacatctcgtgaaaagccaccactaggatcatcggaccacaaaacaatacaactgctgcctacCTACCGCacaaaacttaaagaaggaaaaatcattcaaaaaaacgtacaagaatggacacaagacaatattctcaaactacagggatgtctagactgcactgactggagtttgttcaaagagaccacttcaaatctggaagaatgggtcgacgcagtgacaaattacatcaaattctgtgaaaacatgtgtgtcagtactaagagcatcaagatataccccaacaataaaccatgggtcactgcaaaaataaaacgggaaataatcaaaaagaaaagagcatttatgagtggcgatggacagacaaggaaaattgctcaacgaaatctcaacgtcgttcttgaggaagggaggagaaactaccgcaccaagctggaagactcaattaatacaagtgacatgagacaggcgtggggcatcatgaacaaaatggcaggagcacaagtcaaatttaaaaataatcttgctacaagagacgaaaaaacattggccaacgagttaaatgatttctattgtcgcttcgacacgaaagattttaattatctaagactcaaagcccttgaggatgtcaatgttaacaactgcttagaattagcgattactaaagagcaagtttgtaacattttcaaaaacgtcaacccaatgaaagctggtgggcctgatggaataaaagggcgaatcttaaaagaatgtgctgaacaactagctgaacctttccaagatattttttctacttcattactaaaccatgagataccacctgtgtggaagtcatctataattgtacctgtgccaaaggtttccaaaccgaaggaaatgaatgactatagacctgtttcacttacttccattgtgtctaaatgtttagaaaaattggttaaaatgtttcttctgaatgatctttgtaataagttagaccctttacaatttgcttaccaaaagggtaaaggtgtagacgatgccatcctaaatattttaaactgtgtctacaaacatctggacttaccgaacacttatgtaagattgctctttatggatttctcatcagcttttaacactatacaacttcatttactcattgaaaagatgaaagcgttgcagattagtccatacataatactatgggctaatgaatttttgacccagagagctcagagggttagggtaaacaatgttgtatctaatgaacgcatagctaacacaggggcgccccagggggctgtaacatcgccattgtggttcattttgtacaccaatgattttcaatccgatagttcttgttgctccttcacaaaattcgctgatgatgcggctcttcttgccctgctctcagagagctcagacgtaaatgagtatttcaaagaactagaacacATTGGGGAATACTGtagagataattttttattattaaatgtaaaaaaaaccaaagaaatgataatcgattttcgtagggacaagaagggaaatgatattgtttctgtagctggagagactattgaaattgtgcaaacctttaaataccttggtactatcctagacaataaactaaattttactgcaaatactgattatatcagcaaaaaagggcagcaaagattacgactactaagaaaactgtcctcgtttaatgttagcgaaaaggccttggctatgttttatcacgctcacatctgcaatattttaagtttcaatatcactgcctggtatggcaatctgagcattaaaaataagaataaactttatagaatcctaaatgctgctggcaaaatcattggcaaaaaacaaaccccatttggtcagttgtttgagacaaacatctataaaaaagctaacaagatcctcgaaataaagaatcaccctttgtgtcaggattttgtgattttaccatcacaaaagagatacaagacaccgatagcaaagacaaacagacacaaacactcttttgttcccctggcaatcaaatcattaaataagaacaatctggtataaactttgtcacatgtaaattatgagtgcgtctggtgtgaatgtacactttggtttcttatagttataatgttttttgtttggtgtaatgcacaaattgtaagacaaatttccttacggataataaagattattattattattattattattattatattagagTTTAGCTGTTTTATGCAGGCCATGGCTTACAAGGATTTATATTACTAGCACAATGCCTGACCACCTTAGACTTGCCTAGATTCAATAAGagtctttaaaagaaaacattctcAGTCTCAACAAGGACTTGAACCTAGGAATAACAATTTTAATGACAAAatgtatcatttatttatttctagatctCCATTCCATTAACTAAAACTTCACtaaaacattgttaaaaaaataatttaaagcttTAGATTTACCTGGTATTATATTGAAGATTCTTtagtaaaagtatttttatataaaacatttttaaaagggaagaaaaaggattgattattttaaaatgttttttgcttcaatgaaaaaaagaaacagtagACAATAACACAACAGTTTTCTATTCATCATTTATTTCTCTGTTAAACTGGATGGAAATTCTAGATGCAAAAATGGGATAAAAACTAAACTGATCAAAGAATCCTAAAGGAATGGTTCCACAGATATCTCCATGGCAGCACAAGGCATATTGAGCTCAAACTTTGTTATCACATCAGGGTGGAGGACTCCCAATGTACCAATCACTTTACCTCGGCACACAATTTTGGCACAACGTCCAGGAAAGAAAGTTGGATCTGTGTTGAGTGAAAGTAAGATGCAAGTGTTATTTTGAGATCAAACAAACTAGCAAATGAATAAATTGAATGCCAGGTTGAAAAACTGCTTGTGGACACTAAGTAATCACGCTTGGAATGatattattttgatttgaaaGTTAGAAGGTAAAATGACAAATGTCTGAACTAGATTTATATTGATTGGTCATAGCATTATCACATATTGGTATTTATCttttatatgaaacaaaaaattcaagACCAAATTTCATGCCATTTCTTAACCAAAATTAAGATAATATTAAATTGTGGTGTGTAAATATGGCTAAAATTGGTAAACAttcttgaaaaagaaaaaattaaactctgtaaaaaaaacgtttgaataAAACTATAAATGGCGTTTCTCTTCATCGTGATTAATGTCTACTGAACATTctaagaagcaatgtaaaagtttgaaaacatgttttttaaaaaagatgaaaTATAATTACCATCTCCGGACTCCAGCTCATAGCCCATTGGGCCACCAAAAGGCACCTCAACCAACTGCATCACCCTGTCTAGAAGGCCATGAATGACCTCAAACTCTGATGACCTGTTGTAGTTGACAGCACACAACCTCCTCTCATTTCTAGCTCCCACATCTGCAACAAAGGACGTGTCATTGATTTCTTACAGTGTCAAGTTCAAATTCAGTGTTTTAATGACATTTATAACAGAGTTTGGGTGACTCAGTACATAAACTGCTTGGTTATTTATCAAGAGGGCTCAAGTTCCAAACCTgacttgagctgagttgtgtttgctgaatgCCTAAGGGCAGCACAGCGACCTTCACCAGATACCCCTCTCCCCTAGATGTCCATAAAAGAGATTGGTCCACAGTGAACTGAGCATGCTTTGTGCATAAGAAATATACTAatcaaaatttagaaaataaacatCATCAAATACCTTTTGAAGGATCTTGATAAATGACGTCTGATATTTCAAACAGCCTAAGTGGCAATGACATGCCTTTATTGTGGAAGATAGTTTTCAAAATACCTGGCAATAGTGTAGTCCTGGCCACCTAGATCAGAAACACgttatcttttaatttttctatattAACCTTAAAATATTTGAACAGCCAAAAAGTTAAGTGCTGtaaactatgaaaaaaaaaaaaaaaattaaaatcactaATTCAATACTTCTGAAAAACTTAACAAGCACATCTGTATGTTTCAATAAACTTTTAATGCACTGATGGTCTAACTAACAGAGAAGTGTTACTGTGAGAATTTGTGCATTACTGGTTGATTATGGACTAAAGTTGAATTATTTAACCTTAATGGAACTCCtttaccaatcgtaaataaacacatttagccacgtcataatattgataaaacaattaaaaatatgtatcatgtgacagcctttatggattacataatttgtatagaagataaaGTGAatcatgtggctaaatgttgtttgtttacgattggtgaatgaggtcctttggggaaaaaaaaagcgctTTAATTACTGAACAAATGTggaatgtagaaaaaaaaatattttcaatttaaaaatatatatttattgcaaGAAAAATTAATACTTATGTTTGAAAATATTCTCAAGACTTATGATGACTTACAATTAACATAATAAAGACAATACAGTTTTAATTGCCATCTCAGAGAGATTTCTatatttacaaagaaaaaaagatctgTGTTTAAGTATACCTGGAACTCTGCAGTTTTGGGGTTGGCAATATGAACTGCTTTAGTGTCTTCAATTTTTTTACCAAGTTTGTCAGCAATATCGGCTTTAGAGCACTGAAAGTAACAGGACAAATGGTTACAATGACATACTAAGGATATGGGGAAAAGTGGATGGAGACAGTAACTGCTCTTAGCATATCAAAGCCTAAGATCATGGTGACTAAAGCTGAAACTCCTTACCAGAGCGAATGTTAGAACCTCTGTAAATCCACAAGCCGCTACATCTCTCCTTAATAAGTCAGACAATTTGTTGATAGGGAACTAGATGGAAGGAGGAAATATGAACAGGTGAAAACATACCATTcaacacaaaaacatttaatcAAGAATATAACATTGATAAGGAGGCACTGTGGCTGAGCAGTATagtgtttggcttccgaaccgaggtacTGCGTTCgtatcctggtaaagactgggatttttatttccagGATCTTTAgctgcctctgagtccacttagctctaatgggtaccagacattgccaaggtggttggtcgttgcgctggccacatgacaccctcattaacagtgggccacagaaacagatgacctttacatcaactgccctagagatcgcaaggtctgaaagggaaactttacttctttactATGACATTGATTTGGTACTTGCCAAGAGAATGGTTAAAATGATACTTAGAAACAACTCTAATTGTAAGGTGAATTTCCTCCAGGCTAATAAAAaagattaataattattattaaaagtagtACATTCGCATGTGAAAAAAGTTAATCCTGTCTGGGGTTCAGAATTTGTAGGGTGAATATTTTAATTATCCaacttaaaattttaaatatatgacTAACATATAAatcaactttgtttttttttcaagctgaTAATAGACAGTTAAGAGATTAGTGACTACAGACATAAAAAAACAGGTTCCAAAATATTGTGCCCCAATATTCCATCAAATA is a genomic window containing:
- the LOC106080210 gene encoding uncharacterized protein LOC106080210 isoform X1, translated to MGLIHRIMFVKHLLALSLRPFYLPRDFGVIYIVLVYVPPTAKTEVAAAIIADVVHEFQTRSPDAPVVILGDFNKCTLKVDLPTFYQHISCPTRENRTLDLCYCNIKGAFTSREKPPLGSSDHKTIQLLPTYRTKLKEGKIIQKNVQEWTQDNILKLQGCLDCTDWSLFKETTSNLEEWVDAVTNYIKFCENMCVSTKSIKIYPNNKPWVTAKIKREIIKKKRAFMSGDGQTRKIAQRNLNVVLEEGRRNYRTKLEDSINTSDMRQAWGIMNKMAGAQVKFKNNLATRDEKTLANELNDFYCRFDTKDFNYLRLKALEDVNVNNCLELAITKEQVCNIFKNVNPMKAGGPDGIKGRILKECAEQLAEPFQDIFSTSLLNHEIPPVWKSSIIVPVPKVSKPKEMNDYRPVSLTSIVSKCLEKLVKMFLLNDLCNKLDPLQFAYQKGKGVDDAILNILNCVYKHLDLPNTYVRLLFMDFSSAFNTIQLHLLIEKMKALQISPYIILWANEFLTQRAQRVRVNNVVSNERIANTGAPQGAVTSPLWFILYTNDFQSDSSCCSFTKFADDAALLALLSESSDVNEYFKELEHIGEYCRDNFLLLNVKKTKEMIIDFRRDKKGNDIVSVAGETIEIVQTFKYLGTILDNKLNFTANTDYISKKGQQRLRLLRKLSSFNVSEKALAMFYHAHICNILSFNITAWYGNLSIKNKNKLYRILNAAGKIIGKKQTPFGQLFETNIYKKANKILEIKNHPLCQDFVILPSQKRYKTPIAKTNRHKHSFVPLAIKSLNKNNLV